From the Chloroflexus aurantiacus J-10-fl genome, one window contains:
- a CDS encoding complex I subunit 4 family protein codes for MNQLGFPLLSLILWLPTVGALVLLFVPRTNDELARRVSLVTMIIGFLLSLLLPLRFETNPMQIAAVGAPPVMQFVEELPWLPIVGATYSLGIDGISLWLVMLTTFLGPIVVLSTWDSVHKDVRNFQILLLVLQTAMIGVFIAQDLLLFYLFWEFTLIPMTFLIGIWGSQNRIYAARKFFLYTFAGSVLMLLALIALHILHRDAIAASDPNFRGTFSFSQFVSDMRAGRFTLDTVTERLLFGAFFLAFAVKVPLWPFHTWLPDAHVEAPTAGSVVLAGVLLKLGGYGIIRYNLTLFPAAAQWAAPALAILAVIGIIYGAAVAFAQSDMKRLVAYSSVSHMGFVVLGIFALNAEGISGAVLQMVNHGLSTSALFLMVGVLYERRHTRDLAEFGGLWKVMPVYAAFSLLVALSSAGLPGLNGFVGEFTIITGAFRSPLLGWVYVAFAVGGVVLAAAYLLKLFRSVFMGEVSQPANASLPDLNRRELTAFALLSIPIVVIGIYPALFFAGMQHSVAALVADLMAQVAGR; via the coding sequence ATGAATCAGCTAGGCTTTCCACTCCTCTCGCTCATTTTGTGGCTACCGACCGTCGGCGCGTTGGTGCTCTTGTTTGTACCACGCACGAATGACGAGCTGGCCCGCCGGGTATCACTGGTAACAATGATCATCGGTTTCTTGCTCTCGTTGCTGCTGCCGTTGCGCTTCGAGACAAATCCCATGCAGATTGCGGCCGTTGGTGCGCCACCGGTGATGCAATTTGTCGAAGAACTTCCCTGGCTCCCGATTGTTGGCGCGACGTACAGCCTGGGGATTGATGGCATTAGCCTCTGGCTGGTGATGCTGACCACCTTCCTCGGCCCGATTGTAGTGCTCTCGACCTGGGACTCGGTGCATAAAGATGTGCGTAACTTCCAGATTCTGCTGCTCGTTCTCCAGACGGCCATGATCGGCGTCTTTATTGCTCAGGATCTGTTGTTGTTCTACCTCTTCTGGGAGTTTACGCTCATTCCGATGACGTTCCTCATCGGTATCTGGGGAAGCCAGAATCGCATTTATGCCGCACGCAAATTCTTTCTCTACACGTTTGCCGGCTCGGTGCTCATGCTGCTGGCTTTAATCGCATTGCACATTCTCCATCGTGATGCGATTGCGGCAAGCGATCCCAATTTCCGCGGTACATTCAGTTTCAGTCAGTTTGTGAGCGACATGCGGGCCGGTCGGTTTACCCTCGATACCGTTACAGAGCGACTGTTATTTGGTGCTTTCTTCCTGGCCTTTGCGGTAAAAGTGCCGCTCTGGCCATTCCATACCTGGCTACCTGATGCACACGTCGAGGCGCCAACGGCCGGTTCGGTGGTGCTGGCCGGTGTTCTGCTCAAGCTGGGTGGCTACGGTATAATTCGTTACAACCTGACCCTCTTCCCGGCAGCGGCGCAGTGGGCCGCGCCGGCACTGGCGATCCTGGCCGTTATTGGCATTATTTACGGGGCCGCGGTCGCCTTTGCGCAATCGGACATGAAAAGGCTGGTCGCTTACTCTTCGGTCAGTCATATGGGTTTTGTGGTGCTGGGCATCTTTGCACTGAACGCAGAAGGCATAAGCGGCGCAGTATTGCAGATGGTTAACCATGGCCTCAGCACCAGTGCCCTCTTCTTGATGGTTGGTGTGCTCTACGAGCGCCGACACACCCGTGACCTGGCCGAATTTGGTGGATTGTGGAAGGTGATGCCGGTCTATGCAGCGTTTAGCTTGCTGGTTGCGCTTTCATCGGCCGGCTTGCCGGGATTAAACGGTTTTGTTGGCGAATTTACGATTATTACCGGTGCCTTCCGGTCGCCACTGCTGGGATGGGTCTACGTTGCCTTCGCGGTAGGCGGTGTGGTGCTGGCCGCAGCCTATCTGCTCAAACTCTTTCGGTCTGTCTTTATGGGTGAAGTCTCGCAGCCGGCTAATGCCAGCCTGCCTGACCTGAATCGCCGCGAGTTAACGGCCTTTGCTCTGTTGAGTATTCCGATTGTGGTGATCGGAATCTATCCGGCGCTCTTCTTTGCAGGAATGCAGCACAGTGTAGCAGCGCTGGTAGCCGATTTAATGGCGCAGGTGGCCGGGCGATAA
- the nuoI gene encoding NADH-quinone oxidoreductase subunit NuoI: protein MIKELVKGLGTTLRYMFKRPVTVQYPEVKRPVRERFRGRHELKRFANGQERCIGCALCAAACPADAILVIPAENDPQNPRSPGERYAAVYEINMLRCIFCGYCEDACPTNAIVLEHQYELSFYDRRAAIYTKEMLLVPPDKGHGDPPPILAQLNRQPSPPAKIDL from the coding sequence ATGATCAAAGAACTGGTCAAAGGTTTAGGAACGACGCTGCGCTACATGTTCAAGCGGCCGGTGACGGTACAATACCCGGAAGTAAAACGCCCGGTACGCGAGCGCTTTCGCGGCCGTCACGAACTGAAGCGCTTCGCCAACGGTCAGGAGCGTTGTATTGGATGTGCGCTCTGCGCCGCAGCTTGCCCGGCTGACGCAATTCTGGTGATACCGGCGGAAAACGATCCGCAGAATCCGCGTTCACCCGGTGAGCGATATGCGGCCGTCTACGAGATCAATATGTTGCGCTGTATCTTCTGTGGCTACTGCGAGGATGCCTGCCCGACCAATGCCATTGTGTTGGAGCATCAATACGAGTTGAGCTTCTACGACCGTCGGGCTGCCATCTATACAAAAGAGATGCTGCTGGTGCCACCAGATAAGGGACACGGCGATCCACCACCGATTCTGGCTCAACTCAATCGCCAGCCAAGTCCACCGGCAAAGATTGATCTGTAA
- the nuoK gene encoding NADH-quinone oxidoreductase subunit NuoK: MVPTSYYVLLSAILFTIGVLGVLLRRNAIVVFMAVELMLNAANLALVAFARERLGVEAQVIVFFVITVAAAEVAVGLALLVSIFRTKRTADVDEVSTLKG; the protein is encoded by the coding sequence ATGGTACCCACCTCGTATTACGTGTTGCTTAGCGCGATCTTATTTACGATTGGTGTGTTGGGTGTACTCCTGCGGCGCAATGCGATTGTCGTTTTTATGGCCGTTGAATTAATGCTGAACGCTGCCAATCTGGCCTTAGTGGCGTTTGCCCGCGAACGGTTAGGCGTGGAAGCACAGGTGATCGTCTTCTTTGTGATCACAGTTGCTGCTGCTGAGGTGGCGGTTGGTCTGGCGTTGCTGGTATCCATCTTCCGCACCAAACGCACGGCAGACGTGGATGAAGTCAGTACATTGAAGGGCTAG
- the nuoH gene encoding NADH-quinone oxidoreductase subunit NuoH, which translates to MDWLTILIIVIQCFIITLAVTTAFAYLTLFERRILARLQNRVGPNRAGPAGFLQPAADAVKLFFKEDIVPAMADKPVYLLAPALAVIPALIIWAVIPFGCLNLNWDYQACYDPARTNLWNILQITDLNIGVLYVLAVTSIGVYGITLAGWASNNKYSMLGGIRSSAQLISYELALGCAVLSVVMTYGTFSTHEIVAQQQGWLWGIIPQLLGFVLYMVAATAEVVRAPFDLVEAEQELTGGYNTEYGSMKFALFFMAEYIKLIAVSALAVTFFFGGWHFPGLDILGRGVTALAGPVAGSIVFGIVSLGAFLLKVVIFLFISVWIRASWPRLRYDRLMDLGWKWLLPVGLLNLVYTAVVIVLIPDRVVHSWVLFGLGALTIAIAIGFNRTPKPVDNVTLVNDIQIPQGN; encoded by the coding sequence ATGGATTGGCTCACCATTCTGATTATCGTTATCCAATGTTTTATTATCACGCTGGCTGTAACCACTGCCTTTGCCTATCTGACACTTTTTGAGCGGCGGATTCTGGCGCGCCTGCAAAATCGTGTTGGACCGAACCGGGCCGGGCCGGCCGGATTTCTGCAACCGGCTGCCGATGCGGTCAAACTCTTCTTCAAAGAGGATATTGTGCCGGCAATGGCCGACAAGCCGGTTTATCTGCTCGCGCCAGCACTGGCGGTTATTCCGGCGCTGATTATCTGGGCTGTCATCCCGTTTGGGTGTCTAAATCTGAACTGGGATTATCAGGCGTGTTACGATCCGGCACGTACCAATCTGTGGAATATCCTGCAAATTACCGATCTGAATATCGGTGTCCTGTATGTGTTGGCCGTGACCAGTATCGGCGTTTACGGCATTACCCTGGCAGGTTGGGCTTCAAACAATAAATATTCAATGCTCGGCGGGATCCGCTCGTCGGCGCAACTTATTTCATACGAACTGGCGTTGGGATGTGCTGTGCTCAGCGTAGTCATGACGTATGGCACCTTCTCGACCCACGAGATCGTCGCTCAACAGCAGGGCTGGTTGTGGGGGATCATTCCGCAGTTGCTCGGCTTTGTACTGTATATGGTTGCGGCTACAGCGGAAGTAGTACGGGCTCCGTTTGATCTGGTTGAAGCAGAGCAAGAGCTAACCGGTGGTTACAACACCGAGTATGGTTCGATGAAGTTTGCGCTCTTCTTCATGGCCGAATATATCAAGTTGATCGCCGTTTCTGCCCTGGCCGTCACCTTCTTCTTTGGCGGCTGGCACTTCCCCGGACTCGACATTCTTGGTCGTGGAGTGACGGCACTGGCCGGGCCGGTGGCGGGCAGCATCGTGTTTGGGATCGTCTCGCTCGGTGCTTTCCTGCTCAAAGTGGTCATCTTCCTGTTCATCTCGGTTTGGATACGTGCGTCCTGGCCGCGCCTGCGTTACGACCGCTTGATGGATTTGGGCTGGAAGTGGCTCCTACCGGTTGGTTTGCTCAATCTGGTCTACACTGCTGTGGTTATTGTGCTGATCCCGGATCGCGTTGTCCATTCGTGGGTACTGTTTGGGTTAGGTGCATTGACAATTGCCATCGCCATTGGCTTCAATCGGACACCCAAGCCGGTTGATAATGTTACACTAGTCAACGACATTCAGATACCACAGGGGAATTGA
- the nuoL gene encoding NADH-quinone oxidoreductase subunit L, with amino-acid sequence MELLIWLIPLLPFIGFLLNVFVIRQERQAGLVASGMVAAAFVITLIAVGFLAGMPPEERRIVSTAWEWINTGSFRVPFAIMFDPLTAVMALLITGVGALIHVYSIGYMHGDPRVVRYFAYLNLFVTMMLFLVMANNLLLLFLGWEGVGLCSFLLIGFWFERKTSGEAAVKAFVVNRIGDAAFILAMLAIFTYFGTLNFYSDEGGGLGFLERVGDIAGLRIGPDWQPIFVSTAISFLLLIGATGKSAQFPLFVWLPDAMAGPTPVSALIHAATMVTGGVYLMARTEPLFVASFTTQGWVAWIGALTALIAGTAAMAQWDIKRVLAYSTVSQLGFMVAACGMGAYVAAIFHLLTHGIFKALLFLAAGSVIHGTHDTQDMRRMGGLKDAMPTTFRTYLIGALALAGIFPLAGFWSKDEILAHAVAHGHTPIFIILFITSLLTAFYMGRQVALIFFGKQRDPGYHPHESPQVMTVPLIVLAVGAVIGGAMNLPVLHWLTDWLEPVLHEEAGEFNLWLALIATLGAVGMGYLGWWIYTTNAAKIKIGGKDPAYRYSGDIWEGMEEAWYLDRLYQRTVVAGFERLADFLARVFDPQGVDGLVMGVGRFFGGLANAMRTFQTGYVRTYALVFTVGVLIVLGFMLWIAR; translated from the coding sequence ATGGAACTGTTGATCTGGCTTATTCCGCTGTTACCATTTATTGGTTTTCTGCTCAATGTCTTTGTTATTCGTCAGGAACGACAGGCCGGACTGGTAGCGAGTGGCATGGTGGCGGCAGCCTTCGTGATCACGTTGATCGCGGTGGGATTTCTGGCCGGTATGCCACCAGAAGAGCGCCGGATTGTCAGCACTGCCTGGGAGTGGATCAATACCGGCAGCTTTCGGGTGCCGTTTGCAATCATGTTTGATCCGCTGACGGCGGTGATGGCGTTGCTGATTACCGGTGTCGGAGCGCTCATTCATGTTTATTCAATCGGCTATATGCATGGTGATCCGCGGGTGGTGCGCTATTTTGCGTACCTCAATCTGTTTGTCACCATGATGCTTTTCCTGGTGATGGCGAACAACCTCCTGCTGCTCTTCCTCGGTTGGGAGGGAGTCGGTCTCTGTTCGTTCCTCTTGATCGGGTTCTGGTTCGAGCGCAAGACGTCCGGTGAGGCAGCGGTGAAGGCATTTGTCGTTAACCGCATTGGCGATGCTGCCTTCATTCTGGCGATGCTGGCAATCTTTACATACTTCGGCACACTCAACTTCTACAGTGACGAAGGTGGGGGGCTGGGTTTTCTCGAACGGGTTGGCGACATTGCCGGTTTGCGGATTGGCCCCGACTGGCAACCGATCTTTGTCAGTACGGCCATCTCATTCCTGCTCCTGATCGGCGCGACCGGTAAGAGTGCGCAGTTTCCCCTCTTTGTCTGGTTGCCTGATGCGATGGCTGGCCCAACGCCGGTATCGGCCCTGATCCACGCTGCCACTATGGTGACCGGCGGTGTCTATCTAATGGCGCGTACCGAGCCACTCTTCGTCGCTTCCTTTACGACGCAAGGTTGGGTGGCCTGGATCGGTGCGCTGACGGCATTGATTGCCGGTACAGCAGCTATGGCGCAGTGGGATATTAAGCGCGTTCTGGCTTACAGCACAGTCTCGCAATTGGGGTTTATGGTGGCTGCCTGCGGCATGGGTGCCTATGTCGCCGCTATTTTTCACCTGTTGACCCACGGCATCTTCAAGGCCCTGCTCTTCCTGGCAGCCGGTTCGGTTATTCACGGCACGCACGACACTCAGGATATGCGACGCATGGGTGGTTTGAAGGATGCCATGCCGACCACCTTCCGCACCTATCTGATTGGTGCGCTGGCGCTGGCCGGTATCTTCCCGTTGGCCGGCTTCTGGAGTAAAGATGAGATTCTGGCCCACGCAGTTGCCCACGGTCATACGCCGATCTTTATCATCCTGTTTATCACCTCGCTGCTCACCGCTTTCTATATGGGGCGTCAGGTTGCGCTCATCTTCTTCGGCAAACAGCGTGATCCCGGCTACCACCCACACGAGAGTCCCCAGGTGATGACGGTGCCCCTGATTGTACTGGCGGTAGGTGCTGTTATCGGTGGGGCAATGAACCTGCCGGTCTTGCACTGGCTCACCGACTGGCTCGAACCGGTGTTGCACGAGGAGGCCGGTGAATTCAATCTCTGGCTGGCGTTGATCGCGACGCTGGGAGCAGTCGGGATGGGCTATCTGGGCTGGTGGATTTACACGACCAATGCAGCCAAAATCAAGATTGGTGGCAAAGACCCGGCGTATCGCTACAGTGGCGATATTTGGGAAGGCATGGAAGAGGCGTGGTACCTCGACCGGCTGTACCAGCGCACAGTGGTTGCCGGTTTTGAGCGATTGGCCGATTTTCTGGCCCGTGTGTTTGATCCCCAGGGTGTTGATGGTCTGGTGATGGGAGTTGGACGCTTCTTTGGTGGCCTGGCCAATGCGATGCGTACCTTCCAAACCGGCTATGTTCGCACCTATGCACTGGTCTTTACGGTTGGTGTGCTGATCGTGCTTGGATTTATGCTCTGGATTGCTCGCTAG
- a CDS encoding NADH-quinone oxidoreductase subunit N produces MDSLTIPPVDLTLMAPLLIVVTWATALLLVDVFFIPTGRKKLTGYLAIAGLIVAGLAGLPLWGVTGNTFGGMLRLDPFALTLTWIFLLIGILSIAMSLEYLPRQDIEQGEYYPLIMFAVSGMILLAQGTDLIVLFLGIETLSITLYILTGFAYPRLTSEEAAMKYLVLGAFAAGFFVYGIALIFGATGSTRLSEIGAYAASRGLGDLNLTLLLGGAAMVLIAFSFKVALAPFHMWTPDVYQGSPTPVAAFMSVGTKGGALAALVRLLFEGLPTLNEYWLPVLAGLTALTMVVGNLGAVAQTNVKRMLAYSSIGHAGYVMLGVMVAGEQRGPEAFIFYILVYALSNLGAFAVLVALEHQGEEAWRLDDFAGLYQRQPLLAVAMAIFMFSLAGVPPTAGFMAKFYALTAAWEGGLPWLALVGVLTSAIAAFFYLRVIIRMFMTEPEGEPAPELNRGLTIDIVVAAIGTIAIGLIPAPVFALVEQSMVALGG; encoded by the coding sequence ATGGATTCATTGACGATCCCGCCGGTGGATCTTACATTGATGGCGCCGCTCTTGATTGTAGTGACGTGGGCGACCGCTTTATTGCTGGTTGATGTGTTTTTTATCCCAACCGGGCGCAAGAAGCTAACCGGCTATCTGGCTATTGCCGGGTTGATTGTCGCGGGTCTGGCAGGATTACCGCTCTGGGGAGTAACGGGCAATACATTCGGGGGAATGCTGCGGCTCGACCCCTTCGCCCTGACACTGACCTGGATCTTTTTGCTGATCGGTATCCTCAGTATCGCGATGTCGCTCGAATACCTGCCGCGCCAGGATATTGAGCAGGGTGAATACTATCCATTGATCATGTTTGCGGTCAGTGGCATGATTCTCCTGGCCCAGGGTACCGATCTGATAGTACTCTTTTTGGGGATCGAGACGCTCTCGATCACGCTCTACATTCTGACCGGTTTTGCCTACCCGCGCCTGACCTCGGAAGAGGCGGCGATGAAGTACCTGGTGCTGGGTGCGTTCGCTGCCGGTTTTTTTGTGTACGGGATTGCCCTGATTTTTGGCGCTACCGGTTCAACTCGCCTGAGCGAGATTGGTGCCTACGCAGCCTCACGAGGGTTGGGTGATCTGAATTTGACCCTGCTCCTGGGTGGAGCAGCAATGGTGCTGATTGCCTTCTCGTTCAAAGTGGCATTGGCGCCGTTTCACATGTGGACACCGGATGTGTATCAGGGTTCACCAACGCCGGTGGCGGCATTTATGAGCGTGGGCACGAAAGGTGGTGCGCTGGCAGCGCTGGTACGTCTGTTGTTCGAGGGCTTACCGACGCTGAACGAATACTGGCTACCGGTACTGGCCGGTCTGACTGCGCTGACGATGGTGGTGGGTAACCTGGGAGCAGTTGCCCAGACCAACGTCAAGCGCATGCTGGCCTACTCCAGCATCGGGCATGCCGGCTACGTCATGCTCGGTGTGATGGTTGCCGGCGAACAGCGCGGACCAGAAGCCTTCATCTTCTACATTCTCGTGTATGCATTGAGTAATTTGGGCGCGTTCGCTGTACTGGTCGCACTTGAGCACCAGGGTGAAGAGGCGTGGCGGCTTGACGATTTTGCCGGTCTCTATCAACGGCAGCCGCTGCTGGCAGTTGCCATGGCCATCTTTATGTTCTCGCTGGCCGGTGTACCACCGACTGCCGGCTTCATGGCAAAATTCTATGCCCTTACCGCAGCCTGGGAAGGTGGCCTGCCCTGGCTGGCTCTGGTCGGTGTCTTGACAAGTGCGATTGCGGCGTTCTTCTATCTGCGGGTCATTATTCGCATGTTCATGACCGAGCCAGAGGGTGAGCCGGCTCCCGAACTCAACCGTGGTCTAACCATTGATATTGTAGTGGCAGCAATTGGCACAATTGCGATTGGTCTCATCCCGGCACCGGTGTTTGCCCTGGTCGAGCAATCAATGGTTGCACTTGGGGGATAA
- the nuoG gene encoding NADH-quinone oxidoreductase subunit NuoG, whose translation MPDVTLTIDGVQVTVPAGTNIVDAARQAGIAIPVFCYHPRLKPVGMCRMCLVQVGTPKVDPATRQPVVDANGQPVIAMMPKLQTACTTPVSPGMVVKTTTEEVKFAQRGILEFLLTSHPLDCPVCDKGGECPLQNLTMGWGPAVSRFDYNDKVHFEKPVKLGDLIYLDRERCILCGRCVRFQDEIADDPVLGFDNRGRNWMIISKSDPPFNSKFSGNTTDICPVGALTSSDFRFKARVWELQSKPVVCTLCPVGCNLSLDMRHDRLMRVMPRENVAVNDIWICDKGRYGHRFIESPDRLTTPLVRRNGTLVPVSWDEALEFVADQLTIIRARHGGQALAGLAGPQLSNEDLYLFQKLLRELGSENIDTGIGGPTALPPDEIGGWLAPGPATDLSQLGAGTMVLVVGADPEEEAPLYMLRLRGIAQRGGKLVVAGLRPTKLERSASRVVRYAPEGELAFAQGLLKAALAQGAHSPLLERLPGWDKVRSMLDRVSLGDLAAACNLTGDELTQLAKDFLSAGQSLIVYGWEARSAGSALTEMLAALMLLSGRAGTANNGIIALLPGGNSRGAIEMGVRPDAGPGYTPRKQRGLDATGIWNAAQEGKVRAIWLAGVDPAAKLPAARAALEAAEFVVVQDLFLTASAEFADVVLPAASVAEREGTYTNAERRVQRSRQACAPVGEARPDWQIVAAVAQALAMVPIGGGRNGPIPVTTESWSYIVAADVAAEIAAQVPGYTGVTHAALAATGTGGTWGRQFDDAFYYDGTSYTNTEGVGLVLPALVGKGQLHLTFTGAVTRFADDRPLLLLEQVLAYDGDRHLRGSKLQSLIPPGYAAISSVDAAKLNIHSGDRVRLISAAGELVIPARVLADLPAGIVLLPAGLADVMAADIETGPRTRVSLAKVVME comes from the coding sequence ATGCCAGATGTGACGCTTACCATTGATGGAGTGCAGGTAACTGTACCTGCTGGTACCAATATTGTTGATGCTGCCCGTCAGGCAGGGATTGCCATCCCGGTCTTTTGTTACCATCCCCGCCTGAAGCCGGTAGGCATGTGTCGTATGTGTCTGGTGCAGGTTGGGACGCCGAAGGTTGATCCGGCTACCCGTCAGCCGGTGGTCGATGCCAATGGCCAGCCGGTGATCGCGATGATGCCAAAGTTGCAGACCGCCTGCACAACACCGGTCAGTCCGGGGATGGTCGTCAAGACCACCACCGAAGAGGTGAAATTTGCCCAGCGTGGCATTCTTGAGTTCCTCCTCACCTCTCACCCGCTCGATTGTCCGGTCTGTGATAAGGGTGGCGAATGCCCGTTGCAGAATCTGACGATGGGCTGGGGTCCGGCCGTCTCGCGCTTCGACTACAACGATAAAGTGCATTTCGAGAAGCCGGTCAAGCTGGGCGATCTCATCTATCTCGACCGTGAACGCTGTATTCTCTGCGGTCGTTGTGTGCGTTTCCAGGATGAAATTGCCGACGATCCGGTGCTTGGCTTCGATAACCGTGGCCGCAACTGGATGATTATCTCGAAGTCGGATCCGCCGTTCAATAGTAAGTTTTCCGGTAATACGACCGATATTTGTCCGGTCGGCGCTCTGACCAGCAGCGATTTCCGGTTTAAAGCTCGCGTGTGGGAATTGCAAAGCAAGCCGGTGGTCTGTACGCTGTGCCCGGTTGGTTGTAACCTGAGCCTTGATATGCGTCACGACCGGCTGATGCGGGTGATGCCGCGCGAAAATGTGGCGGTAAACGATATCTGGATCTGTGATAAGGGTCGTTACGGTCATCGCTTTATTGAGTCGCCTGATCGGCTTACCACACCGCTGGTGCGCCGCAATGGTACGCTGGTGCCGGTAAGCTGGGACGAAGCGCTTGAGTTTGTGGCCGATCAGTTGACAATCATTCGAGCGCGTCACGGTGGGCAGGCGCTGGCTGGTCTGGCCGGGCCACAGCTTAGCAACGAAGATTTGTATCTCTTCCAAAAACTGCTCCGTGAGCTGGGAAGCGAGAATATTGATACCGGCATTGGTGGGCCGACTGCCCTGCCGCCTGATGAGATTGGTGGCTGGCTTGCTCCTGGTCCGGCAACCGATCTGAGTCAGTTGGGTGCCGGAACGATGGTGCTGGTAGTTGGTGCTGATCCCGAAGAAGAAGCACCACTCTATATGCTTCGCCTGCGGGGAATTGCCCAACGCGGTGGTAAGCTGGTCGTGGCCGGTCTGCGACCAACGAAACTTGAGCGCTCGGCGAGCCGGGTGGTGCGCTACGCGCCAGAGGGAGAACTGGCCTTCGCTCAGGGGTTGCTCAAGGCTGCGCTTGCCCAGGGGGCGCACTCACCGCTGCTCGAACGCTTACCGGGTTGGGATAAGGTGCGTTCAATGCTGGATCGAGTTTCGCTTGGCGATCTGGCAGCAGCCTGCAATCTGACCGGCGATGAGTTGACGCAGTTGGCTAAAGATTTTCTGTCCGCTGGCCAGAGCCTGATTGTCTACGGATGGGAAGCGCGTAGTGCTGGCTCGGCTCTCACCGAAATGCTGGCTGCGCTGATGCTGCTGAGCGGGCGTGCCGGCACGGCCAATAACGGCATCATCGCCCTGCTGCCGGGTGGTAACAGCCGTGGTGCCATCGAGATGGGTGTCCGCCCTGATGCCGGTCCCGGCTACACTCCGCGTAAACAGCGTGGCCTTGATGCCACCGGTATCTGGAACGCAGCTCAAGAGGGGAAGGTACGGGCAATCTGGCTGGCCGGGGTCGATCCGGCAGCGAAGCTACCTGCGGCGCGGGCAGCGCTCGAAGCGGCTGAATTTGTGGTTGTGCAAGACCTGTTCCTGACGGCCAGTGCTGAATTTGCCGATGTTGTCTTGCCGGCAGCCAGCGTGGCTGAACGGGAAGGAACCTATACCAATGCCGAACGGCGAGTACAACGTTCGCGGCAGGCCTGTGCACCGGTTGGTGAAGCTCGACCTGACTGGCAGATCGTCGCTGCCGTGGCGCAGGCACTGGCGATGGTACCGATTGGTGGCGGGCGAAATGGACCGATTCCGGTTACAACCGAGTCCTGGTCATATATCGTAGCCGCTGATGTCGCTGCTGAAATTGCCGCTCAGGTGCCCGGTTATACCGGTGTTACCCATGCTGCGTTGGCTGCGACCGGTACCGGTGGTACCTGGGGTCGCCAGTTCGACGATGCCTTCTACTATGATGGGACGAGCTACACCAATACCGAGGGTGTTGGTCTGGTATTGCCTGCACTGGTAGGGAAAGGACAACTCCATCTGACATTCACCGGTGCCGTGACACGCTTTGCCGATGATCGGCCATTACTGCTGCTCGAACAGGTACTGGCCTATGACGGTGATCGCCATCTCCGTGGCTCGAAGCTACAGAGTTTGATTCCGCCCGGCTATGCTGCGATCAGCAGCGTGGATGCCGCAAAGCTGAATATTCACAGCGGTGATCGGGTACGTCTGATTTCGGCAGCGGGTGAACTGGTGATACCGGCGCGGGTATTGGCAGACTTGCCGGCAGGTATCGTTCTGTTGCCGGCTGGTCTGGCCGACGTCATGGCTGCTGACATTGAGACCGGGCCACGGACACGGGTTAGTCTGGCTAAGGTGGTGATGGAATAA
- a CDS encoding NADH-quinone oxidoreductase subunit J, with translation MELILFLITALIAIIGAVAMLVSRNAVHSALFLLLNFAAIAVLFLLLNAPFLFAIQLTVYAGAIMVLFLFVVMLLGAEKVEDTPDQIPWQQPLALLLGLALLVISVVVGLGGATNPPPESEALAQFSDPQTLGALLFTDYLLPFEVTGFILLIAVIGVVVLNQRGRKI, from the coding sequence ATGGAATTGATCCTGTTTTTGATAACCGCGCTGATCGCCATTATTGGTGCAGTTGCGATGCTGGTCTCACGCAACGCGGTACATAGCGCATTGTTCTTACTGTTAAACTTTGCAGCAATTGCCGTACTCTTTTTGTTATTAAACGCACCGTTTCTTTTTGCTATTCAGCTCACCGTCTATGCCGGCGCGATTATGGTGTTGTTCCTCTTCGTCGTGATGCTGTTAGGCGCTGAAAAAGTTGAAGATACACCTGATCAGATTCCCTGGCAGCAGCCGTTGGCATTGTTATTGGGTCTGGCTCTCCTGGTTATCTCGGTGGTGGTGGGCTTAGGCGGTGCGACAAACCCGCCGCCGGAGAGTGAAGCTCTGGCGCAGTTCAGTGATCCGCAGACGCTCGGCGCACTGCTGTTCACCGACTACCTGCTTCCGTTTGAGGTGACCGGCTTCATTTTGCTGATTGCCGTGATTGGTGTGGTGGTATTGAATCAGCGCGGGAGGAAGATCTGA